In Effusibacillus pohliae DSM 22757, the genomic window CCGCAGTCGTTTGAACCTGCCACCGTTCTCGGGAAGATCCCCTATGCATCGGTCGCGACGGTGGCGATGGCGTTTCACGCCTCGTCGATTGTGCATCCGTTGGACGGAACCGGATTCGTGGTGCCGAAACAGGAAGGGCGGAACATCACCGCCTGCACCTGGGTGTCGTCCAAATGGCTGCACACAGCGCCGAAGGACAAAGTGCTGCTGCGGTGTTATGTCGGACGGGCTGGGGAAGAAGCGATCGTCGACGAACCGGATGAATCGATCCTGCGCAAGGTGAGGCAAGATCTGAACGACTCGATGGGCATTCAGGTTGACCCGATTTTTACGCGTATCACGCGCTGGCGAAGATCGATGCCCCAGTACACGGTAGGACACCTGGAGCGGCTGGATGCGTTTCAAAAGGAAGTGAAGAGGCAATTTCCGGGCCTCTTTTTTGCCGGTGCCGGCCATACCGGTCTTGGCATACCGGATTGCATTCAGCAGGGAAAAAACACGGCGGAGCAGGCGATTGAACACTTGGCTCTGTGATCCGACTTGCAGGTGGAAGCAGCTTCCTTTCGGGGAAGCTTTTTATTTTTGTGGGAAAGGTCAAAATTTTTATTTGTTTCTTGCAGGAATCTGCTTGATAATGTCGAATTATGGTAGTGAATGCTCCTTCAAGCAAACGACAAAGGCAAACTTCGGGAAACTGAAGGACGCAAAGCTAAAGGGGCTACGGCAGGCGTGCCTGCTAAGCTTGCCAGCTGTCGAAAGGAGGGAAGGGCAAATGAAAAAACTGAATTCTCTTGCAATAGTCACAGCTCTTGCCGCAACCACACTCGAACTGATGGTAGAACCTTGGTTATAAGCAAATGCATCGAAAGAACTGGGAATTCCCGGTTCTTTCTTTTTTTGTAGAAGGATATATATTTATTTCAACAGGTTTGTTATGATAAATGTGTGCATATTATTGGGGGGCAAGGCAATTGAAGGAAGTAAACGCGTATACGGGTCTGCTGTTTATAGCTGGTATCTACGCCTTCTTTCATATGATTGTACAGTTTCCGCCTGTTGACTGGCTTCAGTTTCTGCTTGTTTTGGGATTAGTGGTTCTTTTTGACCTTTGTCCCGTTAAACTTCCGAACGGAATTGAATATCGGGCCAGCATCATCGGCTTTTTGTTAATGCTGTTTAACTTCGGTGTTTCTGCGTGTATAGCGTCATTTATGATCAGCGCGTTGTTGTTAAGCTGGAAAATCTACGAATCGGTTCGCAAGATCAATTGGTTTCGTTATTTCGTCACGATCGGAATGTATTTTGTGTGCACTTTGTTTTCCCTCGCCATGATGAAATCTGCGGAGCATTGGCCATCTTTTTTGCAAGTTTTGTTCACTGCCGCCGCGTTTGAGATTGCCAACCAACTCTTGTTGGTTGCCATTCGCAGAACGGTAATAGGAGGCTACGATTTCAACAAAGTCATTTTGAAGCTTTTCGTTCTGCTTGTTCCGACCTTGATCAGCACATTGGTGATCGTCCAGTTCTTGTATGCGGGCAGTTTGCAAAAATGGGTTTTTGAAGTATTGTATACTGCGGTCTTTTCCATCATCATTATTTACTTTTCCACAGAATTTACGAAAGAGATCGAAACCCGCAAACAGACGGAGGAAGCGTTGCGGGCTGCGCAGCAGGACCTGCAGGATACGCTCAAGTATCAACAAGGCATGACATTCAAGTTCAAACGAGTGAACGGTCGGTTTATTCATACGATGAGTGATGGAGAATTGTTATACAAACTGGGATTTGCTCCGGACGATGTGATCGGCAAGGAATTGAAAGAATTTCTGCCGAAGGACATGGCCGCCCGCCAGGAAGAATATTACTGGCGGGCTTGGCAAGGGGAAGAGAACGTGATCTATGAAGGAGAGAACAACGGTATCACGTATGTAACTTCTTTGCGGCCGATCAAGCGGGACGGGCAAGTGGTGGAAGTGATTGCGTCTTGTGTCGACATTACGGAGCTGAAAAAAGCGGAGGAATTGCTGCGCAAGTCGGATAAGCTGGCGGTGGCTGGCCAGCTGGCGGCGGGCATTGCGCATGAAATCCGGAATCCGCTTACATCGCTCCGGGGTTTCGTGCAACTGCTGCAAAAAGGCGTCAACAAGGAAGCGTACACAGATGTCATGTTATCGGAGATCGACCGGATGGATTCGATCATCCGGGAATTTTTGATACTTGCCAAACCGCATGCCACTTCCTTCAAACTGACCAATATGACCGCCCTGCTGGAACAGACGGTCACCTTGTTCAACTCGCAGGCGATCATGAAGAATGTGCAGATTCGCAGTTTGCTTGAACCGGACATCCCGCTGGTGATGTGCGATGCGAACCAGTTGAAACAGGTGTTCATCAACATCCTGCAAAATGCGATCGATTCGATGCCAAACGGTGGCGTCATTCAGATTGTCGCAAAGGCGGAACCGCCTGATCAAATCCTGATCCGGTTTGTTGACAGCGGCATCGGCATCCCGCAGGAACGGCTCGAAAAGCTGGGGGAACCGTTTTACAGTACGAAAGAAAAAGGCACCGGGCTAGGGCTGATGATCAGTTACAAAATCATTGAAGAGCACAACGGGAAGATCAAAATTGAAAGTGAAGTCTGCAAGGGGACGGTGGTTGAGATCGTGATCCCGATCGGCCATCCGCCTGCATCCGCCGGGCAGAGGTAAGCGGACGATTGCGAATGCGCACAATCAGGTAAGATCTCAATGTCTCTCAATGTCTCTTGCACGTGGACAGAGACGCGTGCTATACTGTTTTCAAATCTTTGGAAGGGTGCCTAGGGATCCGACGAAGCGGCTGCTTCGGATCGAACCAAGCGGCACCGGGTGCATCGAGGGAATGCACTTACACCGTAGGGATAAAAGACCTCGGCAAGTTCCATGTGTTTGGGGAACGGGCCGAGGTCTTTCGTTATGTATCGGGCTGAAGGGGGAAAGACAGATGTCCGACGATTTTTTTGACGTCGCACGACGCGGGAGATATTGAACAGTTGTGCAAACGGGCGATCGTGATTGACCGCGGGCGCGTCATCCTAGACGAATCGGTCGCCCACATGAAACGGGAGTATCTGCAGATGAAGGCAATCAACCTGAAGCTGCGGGAAGCCGGGCCAGACATTGTGCGCTGTCGGGCGTGTCGGTCGTAAAAAAAAAAGGCACCGGCATCAAGCTGTCGATCAACACGCGGGTGCAAACGATCAACTTTCAGTTTTTTATTACGCTGATCACGTTTATGACGTATCCGACCGATATTTTTCGCGGCTTTGGGCGAATCGTTCTGTTTACCGTGATCCCGACCGGATTTGTTTCCTATATGCCGATCGGGCTGCTACGGCAGTACAGTTCGGGCAATCAGATGGGAATCCGCATGTAGGGAGGCGAATATATGATCATTCGCGAGCGGCTTGTCGAGGATGTGGTGCGTTTGTATCAACTGGCAAGCGATCTGGAAGTGACCCGATTTTTCACATGGCGAGCGACGGTGGAAGGAATTCGCGAGCATACGGAAACCATGATCGAGGAAGAGCGGCGGGGCACCGGTCTCAGCCGCACGATTCTCGATGAACGGGGGAATCCGATCGGCGTCATCAGCCTGCACAAGATCAACCAGGAAACGGGAGAAGCAACGCTTGGCACCTGGCTCGGCCGCCCGTACTGGGGCAAAGGGTATAACCGCCGGGCGAAGGATGCGATTTTGCGACTCGCGTTTGAAAAATTGGCCTTGCGCCGGGTGTACATTGCGGTCGACCCGCGAAACGGGAGGTCGTTGCGGGCTGTGGAAAAATTGCCTTACGCCCGGCCGGTTGCCGAGGTGCCGGAAGCGTATCGGAATGCGTGTCAAGGCCAGCCGACGGCAGCGTCTGACACGGATCGGGAGGCGAACAGCGACCGGTGTTCGGACGGAACGCGCTGGTTTGTGGTGACGAGGGAAGCGTTTGCCCGTGTTTTGAAACGGGAAGGGGATGTGTAGGAGAGAGTTTCATAACAGCTAGGAAACGACACGAAAGCTATTAGATGGTAGTGTCCCGTCAAGTGGTGTAATTTCACCGTTTGTGTCTACTTTGTGACGTCGCTGGCTTTGTCCCGTTGAGGGATTCTATCGACCGTCGTCGCTCCGTCAAGGGGCTCTGCGCTCATCCTGTCGGAGGCCCTTGACGTCGCTCCTGCCGGTCGATTTGGGCACTTAGGGGACAAAGCCAAGGTTTG contains:
- a CDS encoding ATP-binding protein codes for the protein MKEVNAYTGLLFIAGIYAFFHMIVQFPPVDWLQFLLVLGLVVLFDLCPVKLPNGIEYRASIIGFLLMLFNFGVSACIASFMISALLLSWKIYESVRKINWFRYFVTIGMYFVCTLFSLAMMKSAEHWPSFLQVLFTAAAFEIANQLLLVAIRRTVIGGYDFNKVILKLFVLLVPTLISTLVIVQFLYAGSLQKWVFEVLYTAVFSIIIIYFSTEFTKEIETRKQTEEALRAAQQDLQDTLKYQQGMTFKFKRVNGRFIHTMSDGELLYKLGFAPDDVIGKELKEFLPKDMAARQEEYYWRAWQGEENVIYEGENNGITYVTSLRPIKRDGQVVEVIASCVDITELKKAEELLRKSDKLAVAGQLAAGIAHEIRNPLTSLRGFVQLLQKGVNKEAYTDVMLSEIDRMDSIIREFLILAKPHATSFKLTNMTALLEQTVTLFNSQAIMKNVQIRSLLEPDIPLVMCDANQLKQVFINILQNAIDSMPNGGVIQIVAKAEPPDQILIRFVDSGIGIPQERLEKLGEPFYSTKEKGTGLGLMISYKIIEEHNGKIKIESEVCKGTVVEIVIPIGHPPASAGQR
- a CDS encoding ABC-2 family transporter protein, whose protein sequence is MSVVKKKGTGIKLSINTRVQTINFQFFITLITFMTYPTDIFRGFGRIVLFTVIPTGFVSYMPIGLLRQYSSGNQMGIRM
- a CDS encoding GNAT family N-acetyltransferase is translated as MIIRERLVEDVVRLYQLASDLEVTRFFTWRATVEGIREHTETMIEEERRGTGLSRTILDERGNPIGVISLHKINQETGEATLGTWLGRPYWGKGYNRRAKDAILRLAFEKLALRRVYIAVDPRNGRSLRAVEKLPYARPVAEVPEAYRNACQGQPTAASDTDREANSDRCSDGTRWFVVTREAFARVLKREGDV